From Streptomyces durmitorensis, a single genomic window includes:
- a CDS encoding ABC transporter substrate-binding protein — protein sequence MKRRTEAGATVAFALILSGCASGPSLETQGEVTAPPGDSHHLVVGSAGFTESDLLAQMYSLLLTKAGYGAEILSVANRELYEPALESGQIDVVPEYAATFADWLNAKKNGADAKPVGSPDLDATMKALRALAAPRGLTVLDPGKAVDQNAFAVTASFAEQHRLKTLSDLGKSGLKVRLAAGDECVQRPYCEPGLKKVYGIDITSVDPKGVGTTQAKKAVQSGQDQMVLTTSTDATLDDFGLVLLKDDKKLQNADYIVPVVNRSRAGSEGVANALGRLNSVLTTADLASMNEQVDSWRRLPQDVARTYLEEKGLL from the coding sequence ATGAAGCGACGTACGGAAGCGGGTGCGACGGTGGCCTTCGCGCTGATCCTCTCCGGCTGCGCGTCGGGGCCGTCCCTGGAGACCCAGGGCGAAGTCACGGCGCCGCCCGGCGACAGCCATCACCTGGTCGTCGGCTCGGCGGGCTTCACCGAGAGCGATCTGCTCGCGCAGATGTACTCCCTGCTCCTGACGAAGGCCGGATACGGCGCCGAGATCCTCTCCGTGGCCAACCGCGAGCTGTACGAACCCGCCCTGGAGTCCGGGCAGATCGACGTCGTCCCCGAGTACGCGGCGACGTTCGCCGACTGGCTCAACGCCAAGAAGAACGGCGCGGACGCCAAGCCGGTCGGCTCGCCCGACCTCGACGCCACCATGAAGGCCCTGCGCGCCCTCGCCGCCCCGCGTGGCCTCACCGTCCTCGACCCCGGCAAGGCCGTCGATCAGAACGCGTTCGCCGTCACCGCGTCCTTCGCCGAGCAGCACCGCCTGAAGACGCTGAGCGACCTCGGCAAGTCCGGCCTGAAGGTACGCCTCGCCGCGGGCGACGAATGCGTGCAACGCCCCTACTGCGAACCCGGCCTGAAGAAGGTCTACGGCATCGACATCACCTCCGTCGACCCCAAGGGCGTGGGCACGACCCAGGCCAAGAAGGCCGTACAGAGCGGGCAGGACCAGATGGTCCTGACCACATCGACGGACGCCACGCTCGACGACTTCGGCCTCGTCCTGTTGAAGGACGACAAGAAGCTCCAGAACGCCGACTACATCGTCCCGGTCGTCAACCGCTCACGCGCGGGCAGCGAAGGCGTCGCGAACGCACTCGGCCGCCTCAACTCCGTGCTGACGACGGCGGACCTGGCGTCCATGAACGAACAGGTGGACAGCTGGCGACGGCTGCCGCAGGACGTCGCGCGGACCTACCTGGAGGAGAAGGGGCTGCTGTGA
- a CDS encoding ABC transporter ATP-binding protein, with amino-acid sequence MIRFEQVSKRYPDGTMAVDELSFEVGQGELVTLVGPSGCGKTTTMMMVNRLIEPTAGRIFVNDENIADVDPVRLRRRIGYVIQQVGLFPHRTILDNTATVPALVGWKKAKARARAAELLDLVGLDPKTYGSRYPEQLSGGQRQRVGVARALAADPPVLLMDEPFGAVDPVVREQLQDEFLRMQATVRKTVLLVTHDIEEAVRLGDRIAVYGQGRIEQYDTPGAVLGTPATPYVAAFVGADRGLKRLSVTDIQADDLEQPSVVRLDEPAAHAAARLREQGARWAVVLDTDGDLHGWVGIDEVALAGEGGRVGDLAHRMKAWVPVGAPLKQAFGVMLQHDAGWVAVLDGARFLGVLTPAKLHEALRRSVDADAQGVPRDQVEFDSVADA; translated from the coding sequence ATGATCCGGTTCGAGCAGGTGAGCAAGCGCTACCCGGACGGCACGATGGCCGTGGACGAGCTGTCCTTCGAGGTCGGCCAGGGTGAACTGGTCACGCTCGTCGGCCCTTCCGGGTGCGGCAAGACGACCACGATGATGATGGTGAACCGCCTCATCGAGCCGACCGCGGGCCGCATCTTCGTGAACGACGAGAACATCGCGGACGTCGACCCGGTCCGCCTGCGCCGCCGTATCGGCTATGTCATCCAGCAGGTGGGGCTCTTCCCGCACCGGACGATCCTCGACAACACGGCGACCGTCCCCGCACTGGTGGGCTGGAAGAAGGCGAAGGCGCGGGCGCGGGCGGCCGAGCTGCTCGACCTGGTGGGCCTCGATCCGAAGACGTACGGCTCCCGCTACCCCGAGCAGCTGTCCGGCGGCCAGCGCCAGCGTGTCGGTGTGGCGCGTGCCCTGGCAGCCGATCCGCCCGTACTCCTCATGGATGAGCCGTTCGGTGCGGTCGACCCGGTGGTGCGCGAGCAGTTGCAGGACGAGTTCCTGCGGATGCAGGCGACGGTCCGCAAGACGGTTCTCCTGGTCACGCACGACATCGAGGAGGCGGTCAGGCTCGGTGACCGGATCGCGGTGTACGGGCAGGGGCGCATCGAGCAGTACGACACGCCGGGGGCGGTGCTCGGCACGCCGGCGACGCCGTACGTCGCCGCGTTCGTGGGCGCGGACCGGGGCCTGAAGCGTCTCTCGGTCACCGACATCCAGGCGGACGACCTGGAACAGCCATCAGTGGTCCGCCTCGACGAGCCCGCCGCGCACGCCGCCGCCCGGCTGCGCGAACAAGGCGCCCGCTGGGCCGTCGTCCTGGACACGGACGGGGACCTGCACGGCTGGGTCGGCATCGACGAGGTGGCCCTGGCAGGCGAGGGCGGCAGAGTCGGCGATCTGGCCCATCGCATGAAGGCGTGGGTCCCGGTCGGCGCCCCGCTCAAGCAGGCGTTCGGCGTGATGCTCCAGCACGACGCGGGCTGGGTCGCGGTCCTGGACGGGGCGCGCTTCCTGGGCGTCCTGACCCCGGCGAAGCTGCACGAGGCGCTGCGCCGCTCGGTGGACGCGGACGCGCAGGGCGTGCCACGGGACCAGGTGGAGTTCGACTCGGTCGCCGACGCCTGA
- a CDS encoding LutC/YkgG family protein, with product MSSRDQILGRVRRALADVRDGEEKDAHDTAVPRDYLREHGDRTTEQTVDLLAENLADYRALVHRCAGEELPELLMRLLAARGARTVLVPPGLPPAWLAAADATRVHDRAASTPRELDEVHSVVTGCAVAVAETGTIVLDGGPDQGRRRITLVPDHHICVVRVPDQVVSSVPQALERLDPARPLTWISGPSATSDIELDRVEGVHGPRTLEVVLVSGV from the coding sequence GTGAGCAGCAGGGACCAGATCCTGGGCCGCGTGCGGCGAGCACTGGCGGACGTACGCGACGGCGAGGAGAAGGACGCCCACGACACGGCCGTGCCCCGCGACTACCTCCGCGAGCACGGCGACCGCACCACCGAGCAGACCGTCGACCTGCTCGCGGAGAATCTCGCCGACTACCGCGCGCTCGTGCACCGCTGCGCGGGCGAGGAACTGCCGGAGCTGCTCATGCGGCTGCTCGCGGCACGCGGCGCGCGGACCGTGCTCGTGCCGCCCGGCCTTCCGCCGGCCTGGCTCGCGGCCGCCGACGCGACCCGCGTCCACGACCGCGCCGCGAGTACGCCGCGCGAGCTCGACGAGGTCCACAGCGTCGTGACCGGCTGCGCGGTCGCCGTCGCCGAGACCGGCACCATCGTCCTGGACGGCGGCCCCGACCAGGGCCGCAGGCGCATCACGCTGGTCCCCGATCACCACATCTGTGTCGTACGGGTCCCTGACCAGGTGGTCTCCTCCGTCCCGCAGGCACTCGAACGGCTCGATCCGGCCCGCCCGCTGACCTGGATCTCGGGACCGTCCGCCACCAGCGACATCGAACTGGACCGGGTGGAGGGCGTGCACGGCCCGCGCACTCTGGAGGTGGTGCTGGTGAGCGGAGTCTGA